Part of the Vibrio ishigakensis genome, TGTTCATTACCGTCATGGCGAATCTCCCGATTAGCTGTGCGAAAGCACGGTAACGACCATCGTAATAAAACGCATATACCCTTCTTACTTGAAGTTGCAGGGGTGTTGGCTGGCGCTCGCTCTCCCCATCACATAGTTAACCTATGCTCAGGGGCTTCACTCGCTTGCCGCCTACCTGAAACTCCAATTACTTTGGGTATAAAACCAAAGCTAAACGCCAGGTTCAGTTTTATTTACGGCTAGATATCAAGGAGAAAAATAGAAGAGAAAATAAGAAAAGGACTCCCTACCACTGTGGGCAGAGACGTTACGAATCACACCGACAGAGGTTATTTTTCTCCCTTGCTACTAGGAGGATGGTCGGTAGTGTTCATAGTTATCTCCAAAATCTGCTGGATTGGTCCAGCGGCGCGTAATATATCAAAAAGCCATTTGTGGATAAATACAAAATGAGCGCCAAAAGGCGCTCATTAAAACGGCGTTACATATTACAGTTTTACTTCAGTGTAATACGTGCAAACTTGCGCTTGCCTACTTGGAATACAAAAGTACCCGATTGTGGAACAAACTTGCTGTCTGCTACCTTCTCGCCATCAATTTTGGCTGCGCCTTGCTTAACCATGCGCATAGCTTCAGAAGACGAAGCACATAGCTCAGCTTCTTTTAGAAGATTGCTTACAGGGCGACCCACTTCGAATTCAAACTCAGGCATCTCATCTGGGATAGCACCCTTTTGGAAGCGGTTGATGAACTCTTGCTCTGCTGCATCAGCATCTGCTTCAGAGTGGAAACGAGCGATGATCTCTTTCGCCAGCAGGATCTTCACATCACGTGGGTTCTTACCTTCCGCAATATCGGTCTTAAACTGCTCAATCTCAGTTAGAGGACGGAAAGATAGACACTCGAAGTAGTTCCACATCAGGTCATCAGAGATAGACATGATCTTACCGAACATCTCTGTCGGTACGTCAGTCACACCTATGTAGTTGTTGGCTGACTTAGACATCTTCTTCTCACCGTCTAGGCCAACAAGAAGTGGCATAGTCAGTACAACCTGAGGCTTTTGACCATTGGCTTTTTGCAGTTCACGGCCCATAAGCAGGTTGAACTTCTGGTCAGTACCACCAAGCTCAACGTCAGTCTCCATTGCTACTGAATCGTAACCTTGTAGAAGTGGGTACATGAACTCGTGGATAGCGATAGGTTGCCCATTGTTATAACGCTTTTTAAAGTCGTCACGCTCTAGCATACGAGCAACCGTCTGGTTTGCTGCTAGACGAATCATGCCTTCAGCACCTAGCTCGCTCAGCCATTCAGAGTTGAACGCGATCTTGGTCTTTGCCGGATCTAGGATCTTGAAAACCTGCTCTTTATAGGTCTCGGCATTGCGCAGTACGTCTTCGCGAGTCAGCGGTGGACGCGTAGTGTTCTTACCTGTTGGGTCACCTACCATGCCGGTGAAGTCACCGATCAGGAAAGTTACGTCATGTCCAAGGTCTTGGAAGGTACGTAGCTTGTTTAGGATCACAGTGTGACCAAGATGAATATCTGGTGCTGTTGGATCGGCACCCAGTTTAATACGTAGAGGGCGATCCTCTTTCAGCTTGGCAATCAATTCTTCTTCTGGAATCAATTCATCTACGCCGCGTTT contains:
- the tyrS gene encoding tyrosine--tRNA ligase; this translates as MANLETALAEIKRGVDELIPEEELIAKLKEDRPLRIKLGADPTAPDIHLGHTVILNKLRTFQDLGHDVTFLIGDFTGMVGDPTGKNTTRPPLTREDVLRNAETYKEQVFKILDPAKTKIAFNSEWLSELGAEGMIRLAANQTVARMLERDDFKKRYNNGQPIAIHEFMYPLLQGYDSVAMETDVELGGTDQKFNLLMGRELQKANGQKPQVVLTMPLLVGLDGEKKMSKSANNYIGVTDVPTEMFGKIMSISDDLMWNYFECLSFRPLTEIEQFKTDIAEGKNPRDVKILLAKEIIARFHSEADADAAEQEFINRFQKGAIPDEMPEFEFEVGRPVSNLLKEAELCASSSEAMRMVKQGAAKIDGEKVADSKFVPQSGTFVFQVGKRKFARITLK